The genomic window ACCCTGCGACCGCACGCACCGGACACCGCCGGGCCCACCCTCCGAGCGGACGACGCGACCTCTGACAACACTCCCTGCTCCCGGACACAGGACGCGCCCCACCGCATGGACGCGCTCCCCCACCCTGCGACCGCACGCACCGGACACCGCCCGGCCCACCCCAGGGGCGGACCGCGCCGTTTGTTCAGGCGCGGCCTAGGAGACCGCCTTCGCCGCCGCGCGGCCGGCCGCGCGGCCCGAGAAGATGCAGCCGCCGAGGAAGGTGCCCTCCAGGGACCGGTAGCCGTGGACGCCGCCGCCGCCGAACCCCGCCGCCTCGCCCGCGGCGTAGACGCCCGGGAGGGGCTCGCCGCCGTCGGTGAGGACGCGGGAGGACAGGTCCGTCTCCAGGCCGCCGAGCGACTTGCGGGTGAGGATGTTGAGCCGGACGGCGATGAGGGGCCCGGCCTTGGGGTCGAGGATGCGGTGCGGGGACGCCGTGCGGATGAGCTTGTCCCCGAGGTAGTTGCGGGCCCCGCGGATCGCCGTCACCTGGAGGTCCTTGGTGAAGGGGTTGGCGATCTCCCGGTCGCGCGCGGTGATCTCGCGGCGCAGCTCCGCCTCGTCGATGAGCGGCTCCTTGGTGAGCGCGTTCATTCCTCGCACCAGCGCGCCGAGGTCGTCCTCGACGACGAAGTCCACGCCGTTGTCCATGAACGCCTTGACCGGGCCGGGCACGTCCGCCCGCGCCCTGCCTATGACGTCGCGGATCGACTTGCCCGTCAGGTCGGGGTTCTGCTCGGAGCCGGAGAGCGCGAACTCCTTGCCGATGATGCGCTGGTCGAGCACGAACCAGGTGTGGTCGTGGCCGGACCTCATGATGTGCTCCAGCGTCCCGAGCGTGTCGAAGCCGGGGAAGAGCGGCACCGGCAGCCGCCGCCCGCGTGCGTCGAGCCAGAGCGAGGAGGGGCCGGGCAGGATCCGGATGCCGTGCTTGGCCCAGATGGGGTTCCAGTTCTCGATGCCCTCGGTGTAGTGCCACATGCGATCGCGGTTGATGTGGCGCGCGCCCGCCTGCTCCGCGATGCCGAGCATCAGCCCGTCGACATGGGCCGGTACGCCGGAGAGCAGCTTCTCGGGCGGAGTGCCGAGCCGCTCGGGCCACTGGGCGCGTACGAGGTCGTGGTTTCCGCCGATGCCGCCGGAGGTGACGATCACGGCCTGGGCGCGGAGTTCGAAGGTGCCGGTGGTGTCGCGGCTGCTCGCCCGGCCGCGCTCGACGCCGGACGGCTCCAGGATCTCGCCGGTGACGGTGTCCACGGCGCCGCCGGTGCGGCGCAGTCCGGTCACCCGGTGCCGGAAGCGCAGGTCGACGAGGCCGCGTGCGGCGCCTTCCCTGACCCGCCGTTCGAAGGGGGCGACGATGCCGGGGCCGGTGCCCCAGGTGATGTGGAAGCGCGGCACCGAGTTCCCGTGCCCGTTCGCGTCGTAGCCGCCTCGCTCCGCCCAGCCGACGACCGGGAAGAAGCGGACGCCCTGGGCGTGCAGCCAGGACCGCTTCTCGCCGGCGGCGAAGTCGACGTACGCCTCGGCCCAGCGCCGCGGCCAGTGGTCCTCGTCGCGGTCGAAGCCCGCCGTGCCGAGCCAGTCCTGGAGCGCCAGGTCGTGGCTGTCCTTGATGCGCATCCGGCGCTGCTCGGGCGAGTCGACGAAGAAGAGGCCGCCGAACGACCAGTGGGCCTGACCGCCGATGGACTGCTCGGGCTCCTGGTCGAGGAGGATGACGCGGCGGCCCGCGTCGACGAGTTCGGCGGTGGCCACGAGCCCCGCGAGCCCCGCCCCGATCACGATGACATCAGCGTCGTACGCCATGGGTTGTTCGTCCCTCTCGGAGCCGGGGCCTGGTGGATGGGTCCGATCTTCGGTACGCGGGAGTAACTCGTCAATACGTCGAGTCGTGGGCCGGTGATTTGATGGCGGTATGAGTGCCGCTTCGAGTGCAGCTGACGAGATCCTCGACATCGTCGACGAGAACGACGAGGTCATCGGCCAGGCCCCGCGCGGCGAGGTCTATGCGCGGGGCCTGCGCCACCGCTGTGTGTTCATCGAGGCCAGGGACGCCGAGGGGAGGATCTTCGTGCATCGCCGCACCCCGGGGAAGCTGGTCTTCCCCTCCCTGTACGACATGTTCGTGGGCGGGGTCGTCGGCGCGGGCGAGTCGTACGACGGAGCGGCGCTGCGCGAGGCGGAGGAGGAGCTGGGCGTCTGCGGACTCCCCCGCCCCGTGCCGCTCTTCACGTTCCTGTACGAGGCCCCGGCCGCCGAGCCGGGCGGGCTCGGGCAGACGTGGTGGTCCGCCGTGTACGAGGTCCGCTGCGATCTTCCGGTGAACCCGCAGGCGGAGGAGGTCGCCTGGCACGCCTTCCTTCCGGAGGCCGAGCTGGAGGCCCGGCTCGGCACGTGGGAGTGGGTGCCGGACGGTCTCGCGGCGTACCGGCGGCTGCGAGATCACCGCCGGTAGGGTGCGACGCGTGAGCGAGTTCGTGCGGAGTCTGCGGCTGTGGCTGGCCCCCCAGCGGATCCGGGACGAGGGCGAGACGCCCGACTACCGCTTCTCGCTCGCCAACGAGCGCACGTTCCTCGCCTGGCTCCGTACCGCCCTCGCGCTCATCGCCGGCGGGTTCGCCGTCGACCAGTTCCTGCCGGACCTGCGCTGGGGCGTCCGCGTCGGGCTGTCGCTCGCGCTGATCGGGACGGGCGTGCTCTGCGCGCTGCGGGCCGTCAACCACTGGGTGCGGTGCGAGCGGGCGATGCGGCGCGGCGAGGATCTGCCCGTGTCGCGCTTCCCGACGGTGCTGGCGCTGGTCGTGGGCGCCGTGTCGGTCGCCATGGTGGTGGTCGTGGCGTGGGGGCGCGGGTGAGCGGGGGGCCGGTGAGCGGGGTGCCGGCCCGGGACCCGGGGCTCCAGCCGGAGCGGACCCGGCTGGCGTGGCGGCGTACGACGCTGGCGTTCACGGTCGTCGCGGTGCTGGCGGCGCGGCAGGTGGTGCACCACGCGGACATCTCCGCGGAGGACCTGGTCGCCCTGGCGCTGAGCGCACTGGTGTGGGTGGGCTTCCTGTCCGTGGCGCACCGGCGCATCGGGGTGCTCGACGCGGGCCGGCCTCCGGGCGCGATGCCCCTGGGGCAGGGGCTCGCGGCCACCGCGTGCGCGCTCGGGCTCGCCGCCTTCGCCGTCGCGATCGTCTGGTGATCCCCGGCCCGTTCAGCTCTCCCAGTCGACGGTGACGACGATCTTTCCGCGGGTGTGGCCCTCCTCGTTGAGCCGGTGCGCGTCCGCGGTCCTCTCCAGCGGGAAGCTGCGGGCCACACGGACCTCGATGACCTCTTCCTCGGCGAGCTCGCTCAGCCGGTAGAGGTCTGCCGTGTTGGGCCGGACGAAGACGTAGCGCCCGCCGAGCGTGGTCACGGCCGGGTCGGCGATGGAGGCGAGGCGGCCGCCCGGGGCGAGCAGTTCGGCGGAGCCCGCGAGCGTGTCGCCGCCGATCGTGTCGAAGACGGCCTGCACCCCGTCTGGCGCCAGCGCCCGCACCCGCTCGGCGAGCCCGTCTCCGTACACCACGGGCTCCGCACCGAGATCGCGCAGGTACTCGTGGGACGGCGGGCTCGCGGTGCCGATCACCCGCGCGCCGAAGTGGTGGGCGAGCTGCACGGCCATCGAGCCGACCCCGCCCGCGGCCGCGTGCACGAGGACCGTGTCGCCCTGGCCGATGCTCAGCGCCTGGGTGAGCACCTGATAGGCCGTGAGCCCGGCCAGCGGCAGGCAGGCCGCCTCCTCGAAGGTCAGATTGCGCGGCTTGCGGGCGAGCGCGCGGACCGGGGCGGCGACGTACTCGGCGCACGTGCCCCGGGAGAGGAAGTCCTCGCGGACGTATCCCATGACCTCGTCCCCGACGGCGAACTCCGGCACGGACAGCCCCGGCTGGACGACGACCCCGGAGACGTCCCAGCCGGGGACCACCGGGAAGACGGCGTCCAGGACCCCGTCCAGGTGGCCCTCGCGGGCCTTCCAGTCGACCGGGTTGACGCCCGCCGCCCGCACCTTGACCAGCACATGGTCGGGTCCGAGCTTCGGCTCCGGGAGATCGCCGTACTCCAGGACCTCGGGGCCGCCGTAGCGGCGGTAGCTGATCGCCTTCATGCTCCGACCCTCCGGCGGGCCCGGGGCTCGCGCAAGCCGGAAGGGCTCCCCGGGGCGACGCAGCGCCGGGACGACTGAACAATGGGACATTTCGGACTAGCCTGGGTCGGGCCAGGATTCCCGAAGCCCCACGCATCACGAAGGTGAACGACATGACCGTCCTGCACCAGGAGCACCCCACCCACGAGCACGCCCACGGACCGGGCTGCGGACACACCGAGATCGTGCACGGCGACCACATCGACTACGCGCACGACGGCCATCTGCACCGTTCGCACCAGGGCCACTGGGACGAGTGCGAGGCGGGCGGGCACGTGACACACGGGGACCACGCCCACCGACACGGCGAGGGGTGCGGGCACACCGCGGTGAAGCACGGGGACCACGTCGACTACGTCCACGACGGCCACCGCCATGCCGCGCACGACGGGCACTGGGACGACCACTGACGAACACTGACGACCGCCGACGACCGCCGACGACGCGCTGACGGCCGGGCCGGCGGGCCCGGCCTCCGCGGCCTCCGTGATCTGCCCGGCCCGCGCGGCCTCCGCGGCCCGCGCGGCCTGCCCGGCTTCCCCGGGGGCGGGGCGGACTGGCAGGCTGCCACCGTCCGTTCGGCCACACTCCCCGGGGGAGCCACGGTGCCTGCCACCGACCCTTACACCCTCCAGCTCGCACCGTCCGTGCACGCATACGTGCAGCCCGACGGCGGCTGGTGCCTGAACAACGCGGGCTTCGTCAGCGACGGCGAGTCGACGCTCCTGGTCGACACGGCCGCCACCGAGCGGCGCGCCCGGCTGCTGCGCGAGGCACTGCTCGCGACCGGGGCGCCCCTGCCGAGGACGCTCGTCAACACGCACCACCACGGCGACCACACCTACGGCAACTCCGTGTTCGCCCCCGGGGCGACCGTCGTCGGCCACGAGGCGTGCCGGAGCGAGGTCCTCGCGGCGGGACACCAGCTCCATCTCATCTGGCCGGAGACCGAGTTCGGCGACATCGCGATCACCGCGCCGGACCTGACGTACAGCGAACGCCTCACCTTCCGCGCGGGCGGCACGGAGGTGCGCCTGATCCACCCGGGCGTGGCGCACACGACCGGCGACACGGTCGTGCATCTGCCGGAGCAGGGGATCGTCTTCGTGGGGGACCTGGTGTTCCAGGGCGGCACGCCCTTCATCCCCATGGGCTCGCTCGCCGGCTCGCTGCGGGCTCTGGACCTGCTGCGCTCACTCGATGCCGGGATCGTCGTGCCCGGACACGGCCCGGTCACCGACCCGTCGGCGTACGACGCGACGGAGCGCTACCTGCGGTTCGTGGCGGAGCTCGCGGAGGCGGGGCACGCGAGGGGCCTGACGCCGCTGGAGGCGGCGCGGGGGGCTGAGCTCGGGGAGTTCGGGGAGCTGCGGGAGAGCGAGCGGCTGGTGGCGAATCTGCACCGCGCGTACGCGGAGCTGGAGGGGGTGCCCGGGGGTTCGCCGCTGGATCCGGTGGCGGTGTTCGGGGACATGGCGGTGATGAACGGGGGCGTACCGGTGGCGTGCCACGCCTGACGCTTCCCCGTCCGGGGCCCCGACGGCGCGGCTCCGCCCCGGATCCCCGCGCCCCGGATCCCCGCGGCCTCAGACGCCGGCGTGACCGAAAGACCCGCAGCCGGCGACGCACACCCCCTGCGGGGTCGTTCAGAGGCGCCTCCCCAGGGGCCGGCAAGAACCGGGCGTGCGGCAAGAGCGGAGCTGTGCGGCACCGCCCCAGGAGTCGAGCCCGGAGGGATCCCGGACCGGCCGTTCACCGGCGATCGCCGCACCGGCACCCCGGGCCGGGGCCCGTGGGCCCCGCCCCACCGCCCACCGGTGGCAGCCGCACCCTGCGCAGCCCCCGGGCGGTGCCCGGGCAGGGCCCTGCTACCAGCGGGGCACCGGCGGGGTGCGCCAGCCCGGCTCGGCCACGCGCATCGCCGAGGCGTCGTCGCGATCGCGCATCGTGCCGTCGTCCTCCAGCCACCGCCGGTGCAGCGCCGCGAGCCGCTCCCGGTCGAGCTCGACCCCGAGTCCCGGCGCGTCGGACACGGCCAGCCGGCCGCCCTCGAAGACGTGGCGTTTCGTGATGACGTCCTCGGCCTGCCAGGGATAGTGGCTGTCGCAGGCGTGCCCGAGCCCGGGGACCGTCGCCGCGACGTGGGTCATCGCGGCGAGACTGATGCCCAGGTGGGTGTTGGAGTGCATGGACAGGCCGACCCCGAACGTCCGGCAGATCGCGGCCAGTTCGCGCGTACGGTGCAGTCCGCCCCAGTAGTGGTGGTCGGAGAGGACGATCTGTACGGCGCCGCGCGCGAACGCCTCCGGGATCTCGGGGAAGGTCGTGACGCACATGTTGGTGGCGAGCGGCACGTCCGTGCCGGCCGCGACCTCGGCCATGCGGTCGGTGCCGCTCGCCGGGTCCTCCAGGTACTCCAGGACGTCCTTCAGCTCCTCGGCGACGTACAGCGAGGTCTTCACGGACCAGGCGCCGTTGGGGTCGAGGCGCAGCGGCCGGCCGGGGAAGGCTTCGGCGAGCGCGCGGATCGCGGCGATCTCCTCGTCGGGCTCGAAGACGCCGCCCTTGAGCTTGAAGGAGGTGAATCCGTGCTCGCGTGCGAAGCGGCGCGCCTGGGCGACGACGCCGGCCGGGTCGAGCGCGGCGCCCCAGTCGTCGCTCTCGCCGCCCTCCGGGTGGGCGGCCCAGCGGTAGAAGAGGTAGGCGCTGTACTCGACGGAGTTGCGGACCTTGCCGCCGAGCAGGGCGTGCACGGGCAGGCCGAGCGTCTTTCCGAGGGCGTCGAGGCAGGCTACCTCGAAGCCGGATACGACCGAGAGGCGCAGCTTGTCGGCGGTCTGGACGCCGCGCAGTCCGCCCGCGTCGACGCGCTCGTCGGCGGCCCGTGAGTCGCCGCACACCTGCTCGGCGAGGGCGAAGAGTCCGTTCAGATCGGTGACCGGGTGGCCCGGGAGAGCCTCCGCGAGCGGGCGGGCGATGTCGAGGTACTTCCCGTCGCCGTATGTCTCGCCGACGCCCGTGATGCCTCCCCTGGTGACGACCTCGATGATGAGGCGCGGGGTGTACGGCTGGTGGACGCCCTGGGTGTTGAGCAGCGGCGGGTCGGCCATGAGGATCGGGGTGAGCCGGACCGTGTCGATCATCATCGCGGTATCCATACGTGAACTCTATTCAGGGATACGACTCCGGGGCCAGAGGCGGGAACCGACTTTCCGTCCGCGGCACATCACCGCACCCGTCCCGCCCTGGACGACATACCGACTGGTCGGTCATCATGAACGCCAACGAACAGCCGCCCCTCCGGAGGTGCCCCGATGAGCTCAGTCCACCCCCCAGGTCTCGACCCCGAGCAGCTGCGCGGCCATCTCGACCGCGAGCGGCCCGGCCTGGTGAGCGGACCGCTCAGCGCCCGGCTGATCCAGGGCGGCCGGTCGAACCTGACGTACGCCGTCACCGACGGCACGGGCCGCTGGGTGGTGCGCCGGCCCCCACTCGGCCATGTCCTCGCCACCGCCCACGACATGAAGCGCGAGCACCGGGTCATCGAGGCGCTGCACCCGACGGCCGTGCCGGTGCCCGAGCCGCTGCTGCTCTGCGAGGACGAGTCCGTCCTCGGCGCGCCCTTCTACGTCATGGAGTTCGTCGAGGGCACCCCCTACCGCACGGCCGAGGAGCTCGCCCCGCTCGGACCCGAGCGCACCCGGGACGCCGTCCTCGGACTCGTCGACACGCTCGTCGATCTGCACGCCGTGGACCCCGGGTCCGTCGGCCTCGGCGACTTCGGCCGCCCGGAGGGCTTCCTCGACCGGCAGCTGCGCCGCTGGGGGAAGCAGCTCGACGCCTCCCGCAACCGCGAGCTCGCGGGCATCGACGAGCTGCACGCCGCGCTCGGCCGCGCCCTTCCGGCCTCCCCCGCGGCGACCGTCGTCCACGGGGACTACCGCCTCGACAACGTACTGATGGGCGACGACGACCGGATCAGAGCGGTGCTCGACTGGGAGATGTCCACGCTCGGCGACCCGCTCACCGACCTCGGGCTGCTCGTGATGTACAGCCAGAAGCTGGAGCTGCCCGACTCCCCCATCAGCACGACCGCGGCGGCGGCAGGACATCCGGACGCGCGGGAGCTGGTCGAGCGGTACGCCGCCCGCTCCGGCCGGGACACCTCCGCCATCTCCTGGTACACGGCGTTCGCCTGGTTCAAGCTCGCCGTGATCCTGGAGGGCATCCACTACCGCTACACCCTCGGCCAGACCGTCGGCGCCGGCTTCGACCGCATCGGCGACCTCGTCCCCGTCTTCATCGAGCACGGCCTCACCACCCTGCAGGAAGGCTGATCAGCATGGACTTCGCTTTCGACGCGCGCACCGAGGAGCTGCGGGACCGGCTCCTCGCCTTCATGGACGAGCACGTGTACCCGGCCGAGGCGGTCGCCCACGAGCAGCACGCGAAACTCGCGTCCCCGTGGGACACCCCGCCGGTGATCGAGGAGCTCAAGGCCGAGGCCCGCAGGCAGGGCCTGTGGAACCTCTTCCTCCCGGATGCGGAGTACGGCGCCGGGCTGACCAACCTCCAGTACGCGCCGCTCGCCGAGATCACCGGCCGCTCCCCGCATCTCGCGCCGACCGCGCTGAACTGCGCGGCACCGGACACCGGCAACATGGAGGTGCTCGCCCTCTTCGGCTCGGACGAGCAGAAGAAGCAGTGGCTCGAGCCGCTGCTGGCCGGTGAGATCCGCTCGGCCTTCGCGATGACCGAGCCCGAGGTGGCCTCGTCCGACGCGACGAACATCGAGACGCGGATCGACAGGGACGGCGACGACTACGTCGTCAACGGCCGCAAGTGGTACATCTCCGGGGCGATGAACCCGAACTGCCGGATCTTCATCGTCATGGGCAAGACCGACCCGGACGGCCCGGACATCCGCCGCCAGCAGTCGATGATCCTCGTCCCGCGCGACACGCCCGGCGTCGAGGTCCGCCGCGCGATGCAGGTGTACGGCTACGAGGACCATCTGCACGGCGGCCACGCGGAGGTCGTCTTCGACGACGTCCGGGTCCCGGCGTCGAACCTGATCGGCGAGGAGGGCGGCGGCTTCGCGATCGCCCAGGCGCGCCTCGGCCCCGGCCGCATCCACCACTGCATGCGCCTGATCGGCATGGCCGAGCGGGCCATCGAGCTGATGTGCCGACGGGCCGTGTCGCGTACCGCCTTCGGCAGGCCGATCGCCCAGCAGGGCGTCGTACAGGCGTGGATCGCGGACGCCCGGGTGACGGTCGAGCAGCTGCGGCTGCTGGTGCTGAAGACCGCGTGGCTGATGGACACGGTCGGCAACCGCGGTGCGCACACCGAGATCCAGGCCATCAAGATCGCCACCCCGCGGGCGGTCGTGGACATCCTCGACCGGGCGGTCCAGGTGCACGGCGCGGGCGGGGTGAGCCAGGACTTCCCGCTGGCCGAACTGTGGGCGGGAGCGCGGACGCTGATGCTGGCGGACGGCCCAGACGAGGTGCACCAGCGGTCGCTGGCACGTCAGGAACTCAAGAAGTACCTGTAGGCCGTGTCCGGCACATGACGCCCCGTCCGCCCGAAGGGCGGGCCCGGCGGCGTCTGGTGCGTGCGATCCCAAGGCGGAGGACGGAGTCCAAGCGGTCAGGGCACCTCCCGTGCCCGAAGGGCCACGGGGGTGGGGGCACCTCCCAGACGCGAGCTCAGGGGGAGGAGCGTGCCAGACGCCACCGGGCGGACGGACTGTGAAGACATGACCTAGGTCCTGTCGTTCGGATCAGGCCGGATCAGGGCGCGGCCCGCCGCGGAGCGGCTGATGTCACAGCGGTGCGTGCAGCTGCAAGGCGGAGGAAGGAGTCGACGCGGTGGGGACACCTCCCGTGCCCGAAGGGCTACGGGGAAGTCGGCTGACGACAACGCGGCAGATGCGCGTGCCAGGACGTGCGAGCCCGGCAAGATCCGAACGACAGGGCCTAGGGGCGCAGCGCGCGCAGCAGCAGGTCGGCGAGGTGGTCGGCGACCTGCTGCTGTGTGAGCGGCCCGTCCGGGCGGTACCAGGTGGACAGGTGGTGGACCGAGCCGAAGTGGTAGTCCACGACCAGGTCCGCGGGGGTCGCGTCGGAGAAGACCCCGCTGCGCTGGCCCTCCTCGATGAGCGCGCGGAAGCGCTCGTGGTAGTGCCTGCGCTCGGCGCGGACCTGCTTGTTCTTCTCCGGGCTGAGGTGGTGCATGGAGCGGAAGAAGATCGCCGCGTCGTCGAGGTTCTCGATGGTGGTGACGACGACGTCGGCGGCCGCGTCCCGCAGCCGCCGCTCGACCGGTGCGTCCGCCTCGGCGAAGGCGTCGAGGCGCTCCTGCTGGAGCCGCAGGACCCGTGAGTAGACCTCCTGGAGGAGGTCCTCCTTGGAGCCGAAGTAGTGGTAGAGCGCGCCCTTGGTGACGCCCGCCGCCTCGACGATCTCCTGGACGGACGTGCGGTCGTACCCCTGCTCGGCGAAGAGCCGGGTGGCGGCGGCCAGCAGCCTCTGGGGGACGGGGGTGCCGCTCCCGTCCGTCGTCCTGGCCATTGCCGCCACCTGCCCTTCGCTCGGCTCACACGTGTTCATCGGCGGGAACGCAGTTCCCGCCTGAGGATCTTCCCACTGCTGGTCTTGGGCAGCTCCTCCAGGACCTCGACCTGCCGTGGGGACTTGTACGCGGCCAGGCGTTCCTTGCAGTAGTCCGCCAGCTCGGCGGGGTCGGCACAGGCGCCCGGGCGGAGGCTGACGTACGCCTTCACGGTCTCGCCGCGGTAGGCGTCGGGGATTCCGACGACGGCCGCCTCGCGGACGGCCGGGTGTGTGTAGAGGACGTCCTCGACCTCGCGCGGCCAGACCTTGAAGCCCGATGCGTTGATCATGTCCTTCTTGCGGTCGACGACGTACAGCCAGCCGTCGGCGTCCATGAAGCCGATGTCGCCGGTGCGCAGCTCCCCGTCCGGGAAGCCGGCGGCGGTGGCGTCCGGCATGCGCCAGTAGCCGAGGGCGAGCTGCGGGCCGCGCACGACGATCTCGCCGTGCTCGCCGAAGGGCACCTCCTCGCCGTTGTCGTCGACGATGCGGACGACCGTGTCGGGTCCCGGCAGGCCGACGGAGAGGGTGCCGGACGCCGGGTCGACGGGGGCCTCCCGCTCGGGCGGTACGGCGGCGCAGGGGGCGGTGCACTCGGTCAGGCCGTAGCCGTTGCGGATGTACGGTCCGAAGCCCGCGCGGAACTTCTCGACGAGGGCGGGTGGCACGGGCGCCCCACCGGAGGAGATCACCTGGAAGGACGCGAAGTGCTCCCGGGTCGCCCCGGGGTGGGCGGCCAGCGCCATGAACGCGGTGGAGGGACCCACGGTGTAGGCGGGGCGGTGCTCGGCGAAGGCGTCGAGGACGACGCCCGGGTCGAAGCGGTAGGCGAGGGCGAGGGTGCCGGCGTTGGCGATGCAGGCGGCGAGCTCGCAGACCATTCCGGTGATGTGGAAGAGGGGCGCGAGCGCGAAGTAGCAGGCGCCCTCCGGCACGGGGTGGCCGGTGCGCTGGCGCTCGGCGTTGTAGGTGAGGGCGCCGTGCGGGTTCATGGCGCCCTTGGGGCGGCCGCTCGTGCCCGAGGTGTAGCTGATCAACGCCACGTCGGTGGCGGTGAGTTCGCGGCCGGCGGGTGCGGGGTGGCCGGCACGGGCGACGGCGAGGAGGTCGTCGGTGTCGTCGGGCCGGGTCAGCCGCCCGAAGCCGAGGACGCGTGCGTCGTCGCGGGTCTGGAGGTCCAGCTCGCAGGTGGTGACGGCGACGCGTACGGGTGAGCCGGCGGCGGTGTCCCGGATGTACGCCTCCCAGGCGCGGTCGGAGCAGATGACCGCCGCCGCGTCCGCGTCCTGGAGGATGTGGGCCGTCTCGGCGGACTTGTACATGGGGTTGAGCGGCACGACGGTCGCCCCGGCCTTCCATGCGCCGAGCAGGGCGATCACGAAGTGAGGGCTGTTCTGCAGCATCAGCGCGACGCGGTCGCCGCGCGCGATGCCCCGGGCGGCGAGCCGGCCGGCCACGGAGTCGGAGAGCGCGTCGGTCTCGGCGTAGCTCAGGCGTCCGTCGAAGTAGGCGAGGGCGGTGCGTT from Streptomyces sp. FIT100 includes these protein-coding regions:
- a CDS encoding AMP-binding protein, which translates into the protein MGRGGRVTGSIYAARPWLGRLTDAQRAPVTPPATVLHAFRAAVARAPERTALAYFDGRLSYAETDALSDSVAGRLAARGIARGDRVALMLQNSPHFVIALLGAWKAGATVVPLNPMYKSAETAHILQDADAAAVICSDRAWEAYIRDTAAGSPVRVAVTTCELDLQTRDDARVLGFGRLTRPDDTDDLLAVARAGHPAPAGRELTATDVALISYTSGTSGRPKGAMNPHGALTYNAERQRTGHPVPEGACYFALAPLFHITGMVCELAACIANAGTLALAYRFDPGVVLDAFAEHRPAYTVGPSTAFMALAAHPGATREHFASFQVISSGGAPVPPALVEKFRAGFGPYIRNGYGLTECTAPCAAVPPEREAPVDPASGTLSVGLPGPDTVVRIVDDNGEEVPFGEHGEIVVRGPQLALGYWRMPDATAAGFPDGELRTGDIGFMDADGWLYVVDRKKDMINASGFKVWPREVEDVLYTHPAVREAAVVGIPDAYRGETVKAYVSLRPGACADPAELADYCKERLAAYKSPRQVEVLEELPKTSSGKILRRELRSRR